A stretch of Synechococcus sp. WH 8020 DNA encodes these proteins:
- a CDS encoding 2Fe-2S iron-sulfur cluster-binding protein, producing MRPNHTVTIHWLQAGRTITHQVPEGEYILQSFEQQGDPLPFSCRNGCCTSCAVKIKAGCLDQAEAMGLSKELRQQGYGLLCVARALGPLEAVTQDEDEVYELQFGRHFGRGRIRHGIPLEEE from the coding sequence CACTGGCTACAGGCTGGACGAACGATCACCCATCAGGTTCCAGAGGGGGAGTACATCCTCCAAAGCTTCGAGCAACAGGGAGATCCACTCCCTTTCTCCTGCCGTAATGGTTGCTGTACGTCCTGCGCGGTAAAAATCAAAGCGGGATGCCTCGATCAAGCAGAGGCCATGGGACTCTCAAAGGAGCTCAGGCAACAGGGTTATGGACTGCTTTGTGTTGCAAGAGCGCTGGGACCTCTTGAAGCAGTCACACAAGATGAAGATGAGGTGTATGAGCTTCAATTCGGTCGTCATTTCGGACGCGGGCGGATACGCCACGGCATTCCACTGGAGGAGGAGTGA
- a CDS encoding inositol monophosphatase family protein, translated as MSSALDCRQVAYDAQLDESSLRKLSEVARTAANLGATVLMKHYGRLSSIKSKGRVGDLVTNADFAAEQVVLDYLREHTPSIAILAEESGPSGSPSSLCWCVDPLDGTTNFAHGYPFFATSVGLIWKGTPLLGSVAVPFLNETYWCSPQIGSFVNDTPIQVSDCSSLQDSLLVTGFAYDRHERIDNNYAEFCWLTHRCRGVRRGGAAAVDLAFVATGRLDGYWERGLAPWDLAAGAALVACAGGSVGDYKDTPFDVEQGRILATSPGLHLPLKQELASVTAFEPKLYGA; from the coding sequence ATGTCTTCAGCACTTGATTGTCGTCAAGTTGCCTACGATGCTCAACTTGACGAATCCAGCCTGCGAAAGCTATCTGAGGTAGCCCGAACTGCTGCAAATCTCGGAGCGACCGTGCTGATGAAGCATTACGGCCGCCTCAGCAGTATCAAAAGCAAGGGCCGCGTTGGCGACTTAGTCACAAACGCCGATTTTGCCGCTGAACAAGTGGTACTCGACTATCTGAGGGAACACACTCCCTCGATTGCGATCCTTGCCGAAGAATCAGGCCCGAGCGGGAGCCCAAGTTCTCTGTGTTGGTGTGTCGATCCCCTTGATGGAACGACCAATTTTGCCCATGGGTATCCGTTCTTTGCTACTTCAGTGGGTTTGATCTGGAAGGGGACCCCACTGCTGGGCTCAGTGGCAGTGCCCTTTCTGAACGAGACCTATTGGTGTTCCCCTCAGATCGGAAGCTTTGTGAACGACACACCCATTCAGGTGAGTGATTGCAGCTCATTGCAAGACAGCCTTCTTGTGACGGGATTTGCCTACGACAGGCACGAACGGATCGATAACAATTACGCCGAGTTTTGTTGGTTAACCCATCGATGTCGTGGGGTTCGTCGGGGAGGAGCCGCTGCCGTTGATCTTGCTTTCGTTGCCACTGGACGTTTAGACGGCTACTGGGAGCGTGGTTTGGCACCATGGGATCTCGCCGCTGGTGCAGCGTTGGTGGCCTGTGCGGGTGGTTCTGTTGGTGATTACAAAGACACCCCATTTGATGTTGAGCAAGGCAGGATTCTCGCGACCTCACCCGGGCTACACCTGCCTTTAAAACAAGAATTGGCCAGCGTGACCGCTTTTGAACCCAAGCTTTATGGAGCTTGA
- a CDS encoding ATP phosphoribosyltransferase regulatory subunit, translating into MALQPATGARDLNPKQVQQNQYLRDQLATVYRHWGYDEVSPPQVERLDTLMAGGAIASHDVVRLVADDPLGLRPEMTASIARAACTRLKDRARPLRLCACGTIFECRAAEEGGLSIEEKLHSGVELFGVKDLAAELELLTLLLQAMNALSLLGEHQPQLLIGHTSLMELVLAPFEQPLREEIRSCLIQYDRLGLEAMGLEASDLQRLVNLLDCRGTPMTTLELLEESFGSQPVLTDLTRLFLHLSPLAEQQSLALQLDPTFHPHHQLYDGFVFQLVCQGVSAPVVIARGGRYDGLVERCGESELKAGGVGFSFCLDDIRDLPGSNTEIAKAESRILICWSDDSSLEKALVKQTRWHAQGKIAECDLKSCHNREEAERRLQSSGCNTMDWLSD; encoded by the coding sequence ATGGCCCTGCAACCCGCCACGGGCGCTCGAGATCTGAATCCGAAGCAAGTCCAACAAAATCAGTATTTGCGGGACCAGTTAGCGACGGTGTATCGCCATTGGGGATACGACGAAGTGTCGCCACCACAGGTTGAGAGGCTCGACACACTTATGGCAGGTGGTGCCATTGCCAGCCATGACGTGGTTCGACTTGTGGCTGATGACCCGCTCGGTCTCAGGCCCGAGATGACAGCCTCGATTGCGAGAGCCGCTTGTACAAGACTGAAAGACCGAGCGCGGCCACTACGACTTTGTGCCTGCGGAACCATTTTTGAATGCCGAGCAGCAGAAGAGGGGGGATTGTCTATTGAAGAGAAGCTGCACAGTGGTGTTGAGCTTTTCGGAGTGAAAGATCTGGCAGCAGAACTCGAACTCCTGACGCTGCTCTTACAGGCTATGAATGCTCTCTCCCTGCTTGGGGAGCATCAGCCACAACTTCTGATTGGCCATACGTCATTGATGGAATTGGTGTTGGCCCCATTTGAGCAACCGCTTCGGGAAGAAATCCGCAGCTGCTTAATCCAATACGACCGACTCGGTCTAGAAGCCATGGGACTTGAAGCTTCAGATCTCCAACGGCTGGTGAACCTTCTGGACTGTCGCGGCACACCCATGACAACCCTTGAACTGTTGGAAGAAAGTTTCGGTTCGCAACCTGTTTTGACTGACCTGACACGATTGTTTCTGCATCTCAGTCCACTTGCTGAACAACAATCTCTCGCACTTCAATTGGATCCCACCTTTCACCCTCACCATCAGCTCTACGACGGTTTTGTTTTCCAACTTGTTTGTCAGGGGGTTTCAGCTCCAGTGGTGATTGCCCGTGGAGGACGTTACGACGGTTTGGTAGAGCGATGTGGTGAAAGTGAGTTGAAGGCTGGAGGTGTGGGATTTAGTTTCTGTCTCGACGATATTCGCGACCTTCCTGGCTCTAACACTGAAATTGCGAAAGCCGAATCACGTATTTTAATTTGCTGGAGCGATGATTCAAGCCTTGAAAAGGCTTTAGTGAAACAGACGCGCTGGCATGCTCAAGGGAAAATCGCCGAATGTGATCTCAAGTCTTGTCACAACCGTGAAGAAGCAGAGAGGCGTCTCCAGTCATCCGGATGCAACACCATGGACTGGCTCTCTGATTAG
- a CDS encoding indolepyruvate ferredoxin oxidoreductase subunit alpha, which translates to MAHTIVTDICEGVADCVDACPVACIKPGSGTNKKGTDFYWIDFDTCIDCGICLQVCPVANAIVPEERADLQTPG; encoded by the coding sequence ATGGCACACACGATCGTCACTGACATCTGCGAGGGGGTAGCTGACTGTGTCGACGCTTGTCCAGTTGCCTGCATTAAGCCAGGCAGTGGGACAAACAAGAAGGGAACAGATTTTTATTGGATTGATTTTGATACCTGCATTGACTGTGGTATTTGTCTACAGGTCTGCCCTGTAGCTAACGCCATCGTTCCTGAAGAGCGAGCAGACTTACAAACGCCTGGATGA
- the htpG gene encoding molecular chaperone HtpG: MAVLDEQGQIQIHTENIFPIIKKAVYSGHEVFLRELVSNGVDAINKRRMAAMAGDCSEGEDGKIKIHLDREAKTLTISDNGIGMSADEVKRYINQVAFSSAEDFLEKYKQEDDAIIGHFGLGFYSSFMVAESVELLTKSAKPDHEAVRWSCDGSPNFNLAAAERTEAGTDVILHLMEEELEYIEPARIKTLINTYCDFMSVPVQLEGETVNKMVAPWRKNARELSDQDYIDLYNYLYPFQGDPLLWVHLNTDYPYNLQGILFFPKQTGRADWEKGEIKLYCNQVFVSDSIKEVVPRYLLPLRGVIDSPDIPLNVSRSALQTDRRVRSIGNFVAKKVSDRLRSLKKEDPQAYAEAWESLAPFVKIGAMEDDKFAEQVEELVMFATSATASTEDSSDPISGNERSFTTLDGYRGRMAGDEKLILYCTDEISQSAALNLWTSQGREVLYADTVIDSQFIPWLETRHEELKFQRVDAELDSSLKEESPELSDGDGETKSESLRKLIKDALSNDKVTVQVQSLKSGAEGPAALILLPEQMRRMNDIGALMDQRLPGLPDYHVLLVNQKHPLVEGLLKLQAGGVIVGDAGQSPSEMLARDLAQHLYETAKLSVGGLDPKELANFQTNNLQLMSRLMERGI; this comes from the coding sequence ATGGCGGTGTTGGACGAGCAGGGACAAATTCAGATTCATACCGAGAATATTTTTCCGATCATTAAGAAGGCCGTCTACTCCGGCCATGAGGTGTTTTTGAGGGAGTTGGTCAGCAATGGTGTTGATGCGATCAATAAGCGCAGAATGGCCGCTATGGCAGGCGACTGCAGTGAGGGAGAAGATGGCAAAATCAAAATTCATTTAGACCGCGAGGCCAAAACTCTTACGATTTCCGACAACGGAATTGGTATGTCTGCAGATGAGGTTAAACGCTATATCAATCAAGTTGCCTTTTCTAGCGCTGAAGACTTTCTCGAGAAATATAAGCAAGAAGACGATGCCATCATCGGCCACTTCGGTTTAGGTTTTTATTCGAGCTTTATGGTGGCGGAGAGCGTTGAATTGCTCACCAAATCTGCCAAGCCTGATCATGAAGCGGTGCGTTGGTCCTGCGATGGTTCGCCCAATTTCAATCTAGCTGCAGCAGAACGCACCGAAGCAGGCACCGATGTGATCTTGCATCTGATGGAGGAGGAGCTGGAATATATAGAGCCAGCCAGAATCAAAACTCTAATCAATACGTACTGTGACTTTATGTCAGTACCGGTGCAACTTGAAGGGGAAACTGTTAACAAAATGGTGGCTCCATGGCGTAAAAATGCCAGAGAGCTTTCGGATCAAGACTACATTGATCTTTACAATTATCTTTATCCTTTCCAGGGTGATCCGTTGCTTTGGGTTCACTTAAATACTGATTATCCCTATAATTTGCAAGGCATTCTTTTCTTTCCGAAGCAAACAGGAAGAGCTGACTGGGAAAAGGGAGAAATTAAGCTGTACTGCAATCAGGTGTTTGTAAGCGATTCAATCAAGGAGGTTGTACCACGCTATCTCCTTCCTTTGAGAGGCGTGATTGATTCGCCTGATATTCCTTTAAATGTCAGCAGAAGTGCACTACAAACCGACCGTCGAGTGCGCTCCATAGGTAATTTTGTTGCAAAGAAAGTTTCTGATCGCCTTCGCAGTCTTAAAAAGGAGGATCCGCAAGCCTACGCAGAGGCTTGGGAATCCCTTGCACCGTTTGTGAAGATCGGGGCTATGGAAGATGACAAGTTTGCAGAGCAAGTAGAAGAACTTGTGATGTTCGCTACCAGTGCAACCGCCTCTACTGAAGATTCATCAGATCCAATCAGTGGGAACGAGCGGAGTTTTACAACCCTTGATGGCTATAGGGGCCGTATGGCTGGTGATGAGAAATTAATTTTGTATTGTACAGATGAAATATCACAATCAGCAGCACTTAATTTATGGACTTCACAGGGACGAGAAGTTTTGTATGCAGATACAGTAATTGATAGTCAGTTCATTCCATGGCTTGAAACACGCCACGAAGAACTTAAGTTCCAACGTGTTGATGCTGAATTAGATTCTTCGCTGAAGGAAGAATCACCTGAGCTAAGTGATGGAGACGGAGAAACAAAAAGTGAGAGCTTGCGCAAGTTGATTAAAGATGCTCTTTCAAACGACAAAGTGACGGTTCAGGTGCAATCTCTCAAATCAGGCGCCGAGGGTCCAGCAGCGCTCATTTTGCTACCAGAGCAAATGCGTCGGATGAACGACATCGGTGCATTGATGGATCAGCGACTACCTGGATTGCCTGACTATCACGTGTTGCTCGTGAATCAAAAGCATCCGCTAGTGGAAGGTCTGCTGAAACTCCAGGCTGGTGGCGTCATTGTTGGCGATGCAGGTCAATCACCGAGCGAAATGCTTGCACGAGACCTAGCTCAACATTTGTACGAGACAGCAAAGCTGTCTGTGGGGGGGCTTGATCCAAAAGAACTCGCAAACTTCCAAACCAATAATTTGCAACTGATGTCTCGACTGATGGAGCGAGGGATCTAA
- the rpmB gene encoding 50S ribosomal protein L28 yields the protein MSRVCQLTGTRANNGMAVSHSHIRTKKLQQANLQQRRLWWAEGKRWINLRITTRALKTIQKKGLDAYARSLGVNLGKL from the coding sequence ATGTCACGGGTGTGTCAGCTCACAGGAACTCGCGCCAACAATGGCATGGCTGTGAGCCACTCGCATATACGTACCAAAAAGCTTCAACAGGCCAATTTGCAGCAGCGCCGGTTGTGGTGGGCCGAAGGGAAGCGTTGGATCAATCTGCGCATCACGACTCGTGCCCTGAAGACCATCCAGAAAAAAGGTTTGGATGCTTACGCACGCTCTTTGGGAGTCAACCTCGGAAAACTCTGA
- a CDS encoding peroxiredoxin, whose translation MKRRSLLQTAVLGAGIFLLAPTRVRALGGQAPQTGIKAPDFDLPGFSPVQPDQKHWSLTDFQGRWLVLYFYPRDFTSGCTIEAHGFQDALPAFKKKGAEVVAISADSLSDHESFCSSEELKFPLLSDPDGVVSKAYGSWMAPYSMRHTFLIDPESVLQAVWTGVRPVGHANEVFTRLNQLETS comes from the coding sequence ATGAAAAGACGATCCCTACTCCAGACAGCTGTTCTGGGAGCAGGGATTTTTTTATTGGCCCCCACCCGTGTCCGCGCGTTGGGAGGACAAGCTCCCCAGACCGGAATCAAAGCACCTGACTTTGACCTTCCTGGGTTTAGCCCTGTGCAACCTGACCAAAAGCACTGGAGCCTGACCGATTTTCAAGGTCGTTGGTTGGTGCTTTACTTTTATCCGAGGGATTTCACTTCTGGTTGCACGATTGAAGCCCACGGATTTCAGGACGCATTGCCAGCTTTCAAAAAGAAAGGTGCAGAGGTCGTCGCCATTAGTGCAGACTCTCTCAGCGACCACGAATCATTTTGTAGCTCTGAGGAGCTTAAGTTTCCTTTGCTTTCTGATCCTGATGGCGTTGTGAGCAAGGCCTATGGATCTTGGATGGCGCCTTACTCGATGAGGCACACCTTTCTTATCGATCCAGAGTCCGTCCTTCAGGCTGTCTGGACAGGGGTGCGCCCCGTAGGTCATGCCAATGAAGTGTTCACCCGACTCAACCAGTTAGAGACCAGTTGA
- the ggpS gene encoding glucosylglycerol-phosphate synthase, producing MAVTKGQSPFILLYHRTPFDEGRDEKGNRIWCDQKSPNGIIPTLRNLFRTRENGTWIAWRKVDKVEDAHDENISMSNPKPFTLCRIPLEEDQISSFYHVTSKESFWPILHTFPTHFNVNNADWGIFEEVNLRFAKAACHQAAESATVWVHDYNLWLVPGYIRELRPDLKIAFFHHTPFPGNDVFAILPWREQILESLLCCDVVGFHIPRYTENFARAANCLLGAKKGSKQPVNSRFVSTGSALTEPSETPCLHYKGRKIQLLSSPVGTSPDVIQELAARADVQELADKIDDDTKKGRKLILSASRVDYTKGNEELLLAFERLLERRPDWHGKVVLMLACVAAASGMKIYEDTQRTIEETAGRINGRFSLIDWVPIRFSTRRIPYEEMVAWFTRSDICWITPLRDGLNLVAKEYAAARKDRGGALVLSEFTGASVVLDGAILTNPYSHRQMDDAIERALEMPKDEQILRMSRMSSAVESFTVSDWVHEQMDALEH from the coding sequence ATGGCGGTCACAAAGGGGCAAAGTCCATTCATTCTTCTGTATCACCGGACCCCATTTGACGAGGGAAGAGATGAAAAGGGAAATAGGATTTGGTGCGATCAGAAAAGTCCCAATGGAATTATCCCGACTTTAAGGAATTTATTTCGAACGAGAGAAAACGGTACTTGGATTGCATGGAGGAAAGTTGACAAAGTTGAAGATGCTCATGATGAAAACATCTCAATGTCTAATCCGAAACCATTTACTCTCTGCAGGATCCCACTAGAAGAAGATCAAATCTCTAGTTTTTATCATGTAACCTCTAAGGAATCGTTCTGGCCAATTTTACATACTTTTCCTACACATTTTAATGTCAACAATGCAGATTGGGGTATTTTTGAAGAGGTTAATCTAAGGTTTGCGAAAGCCGCATGTCATCAGGCAGCCGAGTCAGCAACCGTTTGGGTTCATGACTATAACTTGTGGCTTGTTCCTGGTTATATCAGAGAATTACGGCCTGACCTGAAGATTGCATTTTTCCATCACACACCTTTTCCAGGAAATGATGTATTTGCCATTTTGCCCTGGCGCGAACAGATTCTCGAAAGTCTTTTGTGTTGCGATGTTGTTGGATTCCATATTCCACGTTATACCGAAAATTTTGCACGTGCTGCTAACTGCCTATTAGGAGCTAAAAAGGGATCGAAGCAACCTGTGAACTCTCGATTTGTATCGACTGGTTCGGCATTAACTGAACCATCGGAAACCCCTTGTTTACATTACAAGGGACGTAAGATTCAACTTTTGTCGTCACCAGTAGGAACATCGCCAGATGTTATCCAAGAACTTGCAGCACGAGCTGATGTTCAAGAGTTAGCCGATAAAATTGACGATGACACAAAAAAAGGTAGAAAGCTAATTCTTTCTGCTAGCCGTGTTGATTATACAAAGGGCAATGAAGAGCTTTTACTTGCCTTCGAACGTTTACTGGAGCGTCGTCCAGATTGGCATGGAAAAGTTGTTCTGATGCTGGCTTGTGTTGCAGCTGCAAGCGGGATGAAAATCTATGAAGACACGCAACGCACCATTGAAGAGACCGCTGGTCGTATTAATGGACGATTTAGTTTGATTGATTGGGTTCCTATCCGATTCTCAACACGTCGTATCCCTTACGAAGAAATGGTTGCATGGTTCACACGTTCAGATATCTGTTGGATCACACCACTTCGAGATGGATTAAATTTGGTAGCTAAAGAATATGCTGCTGCACGTAAGGACCGCGGAGGAGCATTAGTTCTCTCTGAGTTTACGGGTGCCTCTGTTGTGCTTGATGGAGCGATTTTGACCAATCCCTATTCACATCGTCAGATGGATGATGCGATTGAAAGAGCGCTAGAAATGCCCAAAGACGAGCAAATACTACGAATGAGCCGAATGAGTAGTGCTGTTGAGAGTTTCACAGTGAGTGATTGGGTTCACGAACAGATGGATGCACTTGAACACTAA
- a CDS encoding ABC transporter substrate-binding protein yields MTKVIFPRRLLGLLIAVLICSTSFALVQATTIESVSFLMAAPFADATQDLVKQFNQEHRGVINLKVIRGPLETEAMSDLAISSLLLGKAPFDVLLMDVTWLPKYAAAGWMVPLEDYFNDNDINGLATGAREGNSYNDHLYRWPLTADMGLLYYRTDLMDQPPETPEDLILMSQSLQNNQKVDWGYVWQGRQYEGLSCVYLEMIDGFGGDWLQTSTNQIGLNSTPGVEAAAWLQDLIDQGVSPEAVTNYAESEALQSFKVGDSAFMRNWPYAWAELQKSDSAVKGNVGITTMVAEPGHSTATLGSWGLAVLQGSSHVEASIEAIRFLTSESAQKELFLKYGYTPTQQRVFDDPQLLQESPILAEFGKALKVAKPRPQTPLYAQISDVLQRQLSSILTREQTPQLGMDIADINTKQILISAGDGS; encoded by the coding sequence ATGACCAAAGTTATTTTCCCAAGACGATTACTAGGCCTTCTTATTGCTGTTTTAATTTGTAGTACATCCTTTGCCCTTGTCCAGGCAACAACGATTGAATCAGTTTCGTTTTTGATGGCAGCCCCTTTTGCTGATGCGACTCAAGATTTGGTGAAGCAGTTTAATCAAGAGCATCGTGGTGTCATTAATTTGAAAGTAATTAGGGGTCCACTGGAAACAGAAGCCATGTCTGATTTAGCTATCAGTAGCTTGCTTTTAGGTAAAGCTCCCTTTGATGTCTTATTGATGGATGTCACATGGCTACCAAAATATGCAGCAGCTGGTTGGATGGTACCTCTTGAGGATTATTTTAATGACAATGATATTAACGGATTAGCGACAGGTGCACGGGAAGGCAATTCATATAATGATCATCTTTATCGTTGGCCATTGACGGCAGATATGGGGTTACTTTATTACAGAACTGATTTGATGGATCAGCCACCAGAAACTCCAGAAGACTTGATTTTAATGAGTCAATCCCTGCAAAATAATCAAAAAGTAGATTGGGGCTATGTCTGGCAAGGTCGTCAGTATGAAGGCCTTAGTTGTGTCTATTTGGAAATGATAGATGGCTTTGGTGGTGATTGGTTGCAGACCAGTACCAATCAAATTGGATTAAATTCAACTCCCGGTGTTGAAGCAGCGGCATGGTTACAGGACCTCATCGATCAAGGTGTTAGTCCAGAGGCAGTCACCAATTATGCGGAATCTGAGGCGTTGCAGAGCTTCAAAGTTGGTGATTCTGCATTCATGCGCAATTGGCCCTACGCCTGGGCTGAACTTCAAAAATCGGATAGCGCTGTTAAGGGAAATGTTGGTATTACGACCATGGTTGCTGAACCTGGACACTCCACTGCCACGCTTGGAAGCTGGGGTCTAGCGGTTCTACAAGGGTCTTCGCATGTGGAGGCTTCGATCGAAGCCATTCGTTTTCTCACATCTGAGTCTGCACAAAAGGAGTTATTTCTCAAATATGGATATACACCAACACAACAACGTGTTTTTGATGATCCACAATTACTCCAAGAATCACCAATCCTCGCTGAATTTGGGAAGGCTCTTAAAGTCGCTAAACCAAGGCCTCAAACGCCGTTATATGCTCAAATCAGTGATGTTTTACAACGTCAACTCAGTTCGATTTTAACTCGTGAGCAAACTCCACAGTTAGGGATGGATATAGCAGACATTAATACCAAGCAAATTCTGATTTCAGCGGGGGATGGCTCATGA
- a CDS encoding carbohydrate ABC transporter permease — protein MISFLLAPALLLLLVVFIGPLFRYGWLSFHADSVITGLIAIPNGGANWLRLLQDQRFWQDLAQTLRFAGVSVGLELLLALMIALLLDQSWRGRDAVRTLALIPWALPTTVMALGWRWIFNTPYGPIDQFTRMIGLHSLNILGDPSFTWMATVWADVWKTTPFAALILLAGLQTIPVDLYEAVRLEGGNALICLRRITLPLLRPYILLALLFRLAQAFGVFDLIQVLTGGGPASSTESVALYAYWNALRFLDFGYSATIIMASFILISLICFIAWIVLQLLIPVHPKTSHSIEP, from the coding sequence ATGATTTCGTTTCTTTTAGCCCCAGCTCTGCTGTTACTTTTAGTTGTTTTTATTGGGCCCTTATTTCGTTATGGCTGGCTTAGTTTTCATGCCGATTCCGTGATTACAGGATTAATTGCGATTCCAAATGGAGGAGCCAATTGGCTAAGGCTTTTGCAAGATCAACGGTTTTGGCAGGACTTAGCCCAAACACTGCGCTTCGCAGGCGTCTCAGTGGGGCTCGAGCTGCTTCTTGCACTCATGATTGCACTCTTACTTGACCAGAGCTGGCGGGGTCGTGATGCGGTGCGCACTTTGGCACTCATTCCTTGGGCCTTACCCACAACAGTGATGGCGCTGGGTTGGCGTTGGATTTTTAATACCCCTTATGGCCCAATTGATCAATTCACAAGGATGATTGGTCTTCACTCATTGAATATTCTTGGTGATCCCAGTTTTACCTGGATGGCAACAGTATGGGCCGATGTTTGGAAAACGACGCCATTTGCAGCCTTGATCCTGCTTGCTGGCTTGCAGACGATTCCAGTCGATCTTTATGAAGCAGTACGCTTAGAAGGAGGCAATGCTCTCATCTGTTTGCGACGAATAACACTTCCATTGTTGCGGCCCTATATTTTACTTGCTTTGCTTTTTAGACTCGCGCAAGCTTTTGGCGTGTTTGATTTAATTCAAGTCCTCACTGGTGGTGGTCCAGCGAGTAGTACTGAAAGTGTTGCTTTATATGCTTATTGGAATGCACTGCGGTTTTTGGACTTTGGATATAGCGCTACCATTATCATGGCCAGCTTTATACTTATTAGTTTAATTTGTTTTATTGCTTGGATTGTTTTGCAATTGTTGATTCCTGTTCATCCAAAAACAAGTCATTCTATCGAGCCATGA